CTAGCAAATCCGGCGATCGCGCTACCGACTGTTAAGCCGAAAATCGGTATTGCCCATTCTCGAATCGGTAAACCATTTAACTTCCGATTCAGGACAAATAACAGCATGATTACGGAACAGCAATTGACGCTGACGGTGGCTAAAACTAATCCAGGAGCGCCGAAGGGTTTAATTAAGATGTAATCCAGAAGAGCATTCAGCAAGATATTAATCATACTGATGCGAAAGGGTGTTTCCCCATCCCCCAAAGCATAAAATACCCTAACCAGTACATCCCTTCCTAAATAGACAAACATCCCAATCCCATTGGCAATCAGTAAAGATGCAACTAGGGCAGAATCCTGTACCTTAAAAGCACCCCGCTCATAAACTATCCGCACAATCGGCACGGCGAGGGTAATCATTAACGCCCCTAGGGGTAACATGGTAAAGGCAGAGAGTAATAATCCTTGGCGAATCCTGGCTTTGAGTTCATCCCAGTCTTGGGGATCGGTAAGACGGGAAAATAGGGGTAGTAGGGGTACAAGAATCACGTTAGAAATGATTCCCAGGGGAGTTTGTACTAGTAAACCTGCATTCGCTAAACCCGCAGCAACCCCAGTGATGGGAATCAGGGAAGCAAAGAATAAATCTGTGTAAAGGTTAATTTGCAGCATTCCAGAGGAGAAAGTTGCTGGAAGCATAATTTTCATTACATCTCCTACCCCTGGTTGGCGAAAATCGAACCGCAAACGTAGCGCACCTAAACCAGATTTTACCTGGGCAACAACTTGCACCACCCACTGTAAAATTGCCCCAATCAACACACTCCCTGCAAGCACCATCCCCCCCTGGAGGGCAAATTCCGCAGAGCTAATTTTGCTACCTAGCTGTATGTAGAGAATACTCACACCAATAATGACGGTAACGCTGGAAAATAGGGGACTGATGGAGGGTAGCCAAAATTGATTGGCAGCATTTAACACCCCAAAACCGATACCAATTAAACCTGCTAATACCGCCATTGGTGACATAATTTGCAATTGTCGGATGGCGATCGCTCTGACTAATTCCTTCTCTGGAACCCGCAAACCGGGAGCAAAAATATCAATCAAATGGGGAGCCAGAAAAATTAAGGCAATGCTGATAACGAGTAAAATACCGCCAATCAGGGTAGTAATTGTCTCCACCAGGGGTGCAGATTCTTCTTTCTTGCGTTTGGCTAAAACGCTGACAATGGCACTGTAAAATGGACCATTAATCCCACCCAGTAATATCAGCAAAAAACCGGGAATTGTATAAGCATAGTTGAAAGCGTCCGCAGCTGCACCCAAGCCAAAAGCCGCAGCTATCACTTGCTGACGTACCAACCCAAATACCTTACTAATTAAGGTTGCCGCAGCTACAATCCCTGCAATCCCAGCTAGGGAACGACCAGATTTTTGTTCTTGTGTCACAAATTATACTCTATAAAATCCAGGGGAAACTATACAAAATATGCATACCTGAGAATATTTAACCGGAAAGTGGGTATTCATGCCGAACAACTTGGAAAAATCCAAAATCCCATCCTTACCTGTGGATATAGGATTTATCATAGTACTGGCAAATTTTCCACCCCTACCCATGATTAACTTTACCAAAGGATTAATAGTTTCCTGCCAAGCTCCCGTGGATTCTCCCTTACATCATCCCATGGTGATTGCAGCTATGGCAGAAGCGGCGGTGAATCAAGGAGCAGTAGGAGTGAGAATTGATACTCCAGCCCACATCAGTGCCGTCAGGGAACGGGTAAAAGTACCAATTATTGGACTATGGAAACAAGTTATCCCCGGAAGCGATGTATATATTACACCTCAGTATCACCACGCAGTGGCAGTGGCAGAAGCCGGAGCGGATATTATTGCCATTGATAGCACCTTGCGATCGCGCCCCGGTGATGAGACATTTGGGGAGATAATTGCCCGCATCCATGGAGATTTAGGTAAGTTGGTAATGGCAGATGTGGATACCATGGAAGCCGCGATCGCAGCCGCCGAGGCAGGGGCTGATATGATTGGTACTACCCTCTTTGGTTATACGGGGGAAACCAAGCACCTCACGCCCCCAGGGTGGGATTTACTGAGTCAAATGGTCGCTAATTTACAGGTTCCTAGTATCTGTGAAGGGGGAGTTGCTACTCCGGAAATGGCGAGAAAAGCTTTAGATTTAGGTGCAGCAGCAGTTGTTGTGGGTACGGCAATTACTGGTATTGATTTATTAGTGCAGGGTTATCAAAGGGCGATAGGTTTTTAGCTCAGGAAAGGAGCGATAGAGCTCCGCTAAAGCGATAGACTTACAGTCCGCTAAAGCGATCGCCAAGAGTGAGAACATTAACTAATTTTCCAGTTTGTTTTCTCTCTAATTAGTTTTATAAGTAATGGCTAATTCTGGTTTTAAATAACTATTTTCGGGGTTATTTTGATTCATTTAACCTAACAATTTGTCATATCAATTTTTATCACTATTTTTTTCGTGCTTAAGTATATTTTTTCATAAAATTATTTTATATATCTTTTTACTTCGGTTTTTACTGCTAAATATTTTTAATAGGCGGTGAATTCAACAATGTGTCAATTAATTTATCCTAAATCTGGCTAATCCAGGTGTTTTCTTATCCCTCGTGAGAAATCCGGGTAATGCGAATTATGCGACTTTCAAGCAATCATTTGTGCTTAATAGAGGCAGAGCGCTAAGAATATCTTTGGATTCCAAAATATTACAAAATATATTTTTCTTCTATTATATCAAGTGTACTTGATTAGTTTCAATCAGCCTAGGTTTATCACGTTAGCGATACGTAACGATACTTTACAAATAAACGGTATTACTAAGCAAATTTAACTTGTTGATAACTGTTTTTTTACTTTTTATACCATTATTCTATGGTAAGTTCCTGTTGGAATTAATGGCTATTCCTGCAATTTGATTACTTGTAGCGCTGATTCTGACTGTATCCTAACCCATACCCGTATTTTCCCCATGACTATCATCTCTGCGGTTTAGTGTATTAATTCCGCGATAAACCTACGGTTTGCTCACGCGAACCCACTCACATCAACAAGAATTTTATGACACTTAACCGTCGTCAGTTTTTAATTAATTCTGCTGTCACTGCTGGTGGAATTATTACCACAGATATACTCTCTCAATCAGGGGTATTTGCCCAAGCTCCTGGGATTATCACTGCGGAAAAAATGCGTCCAGGTATACCCTATGGTGTAGCCTGTGGAGATATTAGCAACAATCGGATTGTGATTTGGAGTCGTAGCGATCGCCCTGCTCGCTTAGTAGTAGAATACTCACCCTTTGAGAATTTTCGCCGCGCACGTCGTGTATTTGGTTCCTATGCTTTGGAAGCAAACGACTATACTGCCAGGGTGAACCTAGAAGGATTACCCGCAGGTCAACAGATATTCTACCGCGTCAGCTTCCAAGATTTAGGCTACACAAGAGTTTACAGCAACACAGTCAAAGGTACTTTCCGCACACCATCTCCATTCCCTAAAGATATCTTCTTTGCCTGGTCTGGGGATACTGCTGGACAGGGTTGGGGTATTAATCCTGACTTTGGGGGCATGAAAATCTACGAAACCATGCGGAAATTAAAGCCCGACTTTTTCATCCATTCTGGCGATAACATCTATGCTGATAATCCCATTCAGTCCGAAGTTAAACTAGATGATGGCAGTATTTGGAAAAATATTACCATTCCGGAAAAGTCAAAAGTTGCGGAAACCCTGGCAGAATTCCGAGGTAACTACAAATACAACTTGATGGATGAAAACATCAAAAGATTTAACGCAGAGGTTCCCCTATTGGTGCAGTGGGATGATCATGAAGTCACCAACAATTGGTATCCCTCTGAAGTACTTCTGAGCGATAACCGTTATACAGTCAAAGAGGTAGATATTTTAGCCAAGCGTGCTAGACAGGCATTTTTAGAATATATGCCAATTCGCTTCCAAAAAAATGACCTAGAGAAAACAAAAATCTACCGCTCCTTCCAATACAGCCCCCTATTAGATATTTTCATGTTAGATGAACGTACCTATCGGGGAATCAATTCACCCAACAATCAACCTGTACAAAGTGAAGAAACCAAATTTTTAGGCAGCAAGCAAATCCAGTGGATTAAAAATCAATTATTGCAATCCAATGCAACCTGGAAAGTTATTGCTAGCGACATGCCTTTAGGTTTGGTTGTTGCTGATGGTAGCACCGATTTTGAGGCTTGGGCAAATGGTGATGGAATAGCTTTAGGTCGAGAATTAGAACTAGCTGATTTACTCAAATTTATCAAACAAAATGACATCAAGAATGTGGTTTGGTTAACTGCTGATGTACATTACGCGGCTGCCCATTATTATGACCCCAACAAAGCCCAGTTTCAAGACTTCAAACCCTTCTGGGAATTTGTTGCTGGACCCCTAAATTCTGGTACCTTTGGACCCAATAAGTTAGATAATACCTTCGGTCCCCAGGTAAAATTTATCAGTATTCCAGAGGGAATGAAAGCCAATCGTCCTCCCAGTGATGGTTTACAATTTTTCGGAACAGTCAAAATTGATGCTGCCACTTCAGTGATGACAGTTGCTCTGTATAACCAGGAAGGGAAGGTACTTTATAGCATTGATTTGCCACCAGAAGTGTAAGGGTATTTTTGATAATGGGGAATGGGAGAAACCGCGTGTAGCAAGTCTACAGGATAAATGAAAAATGTTTGCCCTTCCCCTTTCCCCAAATCCCACCCCAAGCAAAAATAAATTGATTCAAATGTTTAGCCAGAATAATTGCAAAATTAACCTTTTGACACTATCCAACTATCACAGTAGTTAGAATAAGTACCAGTTTTAACTGCTGGGGAAACAGGTAGATTCAGATGCTTTGGGTTGTTGCCATAGGATGAGTTGTAATTGAGAACAATAGAAAGCTCCACTCATGATTTCATCTGGGTTATTAGCTATCCAATCATAAATTTGTGTAGCTTTGGCTAATGCCACTTTTTCAGAACGATAAAGCCGAGGAGTGGGGCAGTAGGCTTTACCATCAATATGTATGGCTGCAATCTGCCAATAATCGCTGTATTCACCCTCTGGTATAACTTCTACAAACCCATTATCGTAAGGCTGAATGATTCCGATGTTCATCTCTTTAAATGAAGGGGATAAGAGAGATACCAGCTATACAAGGGAAGATAAGCTGGAGTTGTGAGAGGATACCGTAGCAACCCCCTACTAATGATTTTGTGTCTGTGACCGATGAAAATCTGAATTATTGGTCACTTTTTGACTTGATTCCAGATTTTTCGCTAAAATCCTCACCCATACTGGGGAATTCCAGGGTTAGGTAATCTAGAAAACATCATTTCGAGTAAAATCAATTCCGTAGATTAGGAGTTGTTTTTAGCTAAATATGAAACTTACTTGTAAGGGATATAGTGTATTTTTACCAGTGTTGGCAGCAGTAACCTTTACTACCCCAGCCTGGGCAGAAATCGTGAATATTAACCTGCTGCACCTGAACGATATTTACGAAATTACGCCTGTAGAAGGGGGGACTCGCGGTGGTTTAGCTCGTGTGGCAACCCTACGACAGGAACTGTACAAGACTAATCCCCGCACCTATACTATGTTCGCGGGAGATGCTTTTAGCCCTTCAGCCTTGGGAACTGCCAAAATTAATGGTATACCCCTAGCAGGTCAGCAAATGGTTGCTGTGATGAATGCTTTGGGAATGAATTATGGGACTTTTGGTAATCACGAATTTGACTTACCGGAAAACTTTTTTTATCAAAGATTACAAGAATCTCGGTTTCGCTGGATTTCTAGTAATGTATCTGATAGCACAGGAAAACCATTTAAAAATGTTCCCCGCTCCCTAGTATTTAATGTTAAAGGCGATCGCGGCTCTGTGGTAAAAGTGGGATTAATTGGTGTCACCCTTGATAGTAATCGACCGAAGTATGTCAGTTACACCGATCCGATTGCCACAGCGAAACAGCAGGTGCAAGCACTCAAGGGAAAAGTTGATATTATAGTCGCTCTGACCCATTTAGCAATGGAAGATGACCGCAAACTCGCGGAAACCGTACCCGAAATTGATATAATTTTGGGTGGTCATGAACATGAAAATATTCAACAGTGGCGAGGTCGAGATTTTACGCCAATTTTTAAAGCCGATGCCAATGCACGTACAGTTTATGTTCACCAATTGAGTTACGATACTATCAAAAAAAGCCTCGCTATTAACTCCCGACTAGTACCAATTACTGATAAGATTCCCGATGAGCCAAAAACTGCCAAGATAATCAAGCAATGGCTGGAACGAGGGTATCAAGCATTTCGCACTAACGGATTTGAACCCAATCAGGAAATAGGAAAACTACCATTTGCCTTAGATGGTTTAGAATCGAGTGTCCGCAACCAATCTACTCAACTCACACAATTAATTGCGGAAGCGATGTTACAAGAAGTACCTGATGCAGACTTAGCTATATTTAATGGTGGTTCAATTCGCATTGATGATGTGATTCCACCAGGAGTTATTACTCAGTATGATGTGATTCGGATGCTACCTTTTGGTGGTAAAGTTGTCGTGATTGAAATTAGTGGCGCGCTTTTACAGAGAGTATTAAATCAAGGATTAGCCAATAAAGGTAGTGGTGGCTATTTGCAAACAGCAAAAGTTACTCAGGAGGCAAATTCTAGAAATTGGTTGATTCGAGGTAAATCCCTTGATTCTCAACGCACTTACAAAATCGCAATTAATGACTTCTTGATTAGCGGTAAAGAAAAAGGATTAGATTTTTTAAATCTTCAACAACCAGGGATTAAACTGATTAGCGAAAAACGGGATATTCGTTTTGTGATGATTGACCAGTTGAAGCGTCAAGCAACTCCTAATTAAAATCTACAGTAGTTTGGAGGCAAATCAGCTAACCTGACTTTTTATTCAAACTGCGATATTCCCAAGGTTTAGTAAACTTCGAGTCGCCCCACACACCACGTTTTTTTTGTTGCGCTTCTGTTTCTGCCGCTTCAATGATATCCCGACTCGGACATTTATTCAGGTATGGACGATATACCAGAGCTAAACCTTCTCTGACTAGGACTTCTTGGGCAAATGTACCATTAGATGTCCGCACTTCTGCAACTTTGCGCCCATAGCGATCGCTATCTGTGATGGTAAGTTTGACGCGATCGCCACCTTGTTTTACTAGACTTTCCAATTTCTGTTGTGCTTTCTCACCCCAAGCAAATTGATTGCGATCGCTAGTGCGTTTACTCTCCCTTTCCTTACGCGAATGGGGAACTTCTGGTGCATCAATACAGGCAAACCGCACCGTCAAATCCTTACCCTGCTCATCTTTCACCGTCAGAGTATCACCATCACTAACACGTTTAACAACCTCACCACCAGGGGAAAATAACAGGTTACACCCGGCAATATTCATACAGATAATTGTAATCAGAAAACCAATTAAACCCCGTTTACTTAATTTCACAGGATGTCGCCAGAATAAACTCACTTTGCAATCAACATCCTAGCATCCCATATCAAGTGTGAAACCAATTCATAATACCCTGTTCCGCAAAGAGCTACGCTCCGCCCTAAAACTTGCACATTGAAGCTTGCCAATCTCTAGGAAAATGCTTTTTCTCCCTGCTTCCTGATAACAACTATTCCACCATTCCGATTACCCGACTTCTATCCCTTATAACCTCTGTAAGTCCGCGTAATTTTAATGCAATAGGTGTAAATACGGAAACGCGGAGCCTCACCCCTCATAAGTTCCGTAAATCAACGAATGGTATCTAAGTGCGCACTTTTAGAAAATAAGTACATCTTTGACGACAGTTTACGCAACTCCGTTTTTTCGGGAAAAGGAGTTACTTTTAAAGGATATATATATGGCAGTAAGTCAGTCCTCTATGCGGTCTGATGGTATGGAACTATTGCAGTTATATCATCAGAATCCCTCGATTAAACTCCGTAATCAACTAGTACAATTACATACCGGTTTAGTACGAAAGATGGCTCATAAGTTTAGCCACCAATGTAATGAGCCCTACGAAGACTTAGAACAAATTGGTTACTTTGGTCTAATTCGAGCCATTGAACGCTTCGACCCCAGCCAGGGCTATGCTTTTAGCTCCTTTGCTGTTCCCTATATTCGCGGTGAAATGCTGCACTTTTTGCGCGATCGCAGTACCCTGTTAAAGATTCCCCGTCGTTGGCAAGAACTCTATAACGAAGGGCAAAAAGTCCGCAAAGAATTAGCCGAATCCCTTGGTCGTCCCCCCAAGGACTCAGAAATTGCTAAGGAACTCAAAGTCTCTGTTCAAGAATGGCAAGAAACTAAATTAGCAGCCCAAAACCGGATGCCCTTGAGCTTAGATGCTACCGTAGTCAATCATGTTGACTGTCAAGTAACTCTGGGCGAAGCTTTACCCTGTCCTCGTTCTACTTCCCAGCAACATCAAGACGAAGAACGGCAACAATTGCAAGGGGCAATTAATTTGTTAGAAGAAAAACCCCGCATGGCAGTGGAAATGGTATTCCTCAAAGAACTGTCTCGCAAGGATGCAGCGAAAAATATCGGCACCAGTCCCATGACTGTCACTCGCTATCTGCAAAAAGGTATTAACGACTTGATGTCTATCCTCCAACATCAAGCTGTAACTACAGCCTAGGAAAGATTTATCCATTTACCTCCCTAGCTGTCAAACAAAAAAATTTAGTATCATCAGCAACAAAAGTTTTAACTAAGAATTGATAGATGAATTTGTCAAACCTAGACTGTATCTAGATTTTATTCATCTCAAATTTTCCATTTGACCTATAATTCCCTTCCCACAAGGTTTACGGTTTCCATCATTGCTGCTGTACTACAGTCAGGAATCTGCTCTAAAGCTTCGCGGATAACTTCTACACCAGCTCCAGATTGGCAGGAATGCTCTGTTAAATGGCGCTTCCAGATTCTACTTCCTGGTTGCCCAGCAAATAATTGCAGCATATGCCGACTAATTTTATTGAGTTTTAAACCTTTTTTCACCCAGATATCAATATATTCAAACATGGCAGTCGCAACTTCTTGGCGACTAGGTACTTTGCTATTCGCGGCAAAAATTTCTGCATCTGCCATTGCAAATAGGTATGGATAGTCATAGGCTGCTCGTCCAATCATCACAGCGTCAACAAAACTT
The Calothrix sp. 336/3 DNA segment above includes these coding regions:
- a CDS encoding N-acetylmannosamine-6-phosphate 2-epimerase, whose translation is MINFTKGLIVSCQAPVDSPLHHPMVIAAMAEAAVNQGAVGVRIDTPAHISAVRERVKVPIIGLWKQVIPGSDVYITPQYHHAVAVAEAGADIIAIDSTLRSRPGDETFGEIIARIHGDLGKLVMADVDTMEAAIAAAEAGADMIGTTLFGYTGETKHLTPPGWDLLSQMVANLQVPSICEGGVATPEMARKALDLGAAAVVVGTAITGIDLLVQGYQRAIGF
- a CDS encoding thermonuclease family protein; amino-acid sequence: MNIAGCNLLFSPGGEVVKRVSDGDTLTVKDEQGKDLTVRFACIDAPEVPHSRKERESKRTSDRNQFAWGEKAQQKLESLVKQGGDRVKLTITDSDRYGRKVAEVRTSNGTFAQEVLVREGLALVYRPYLNKCPSRDIIEAAETEAQQKKRGVWGDSKFTKPWEYRSLNKKSG
- a CDS encoding alkaline phosphatase, with amino-acid sequence MTLNRRQFLINSAVTAGGIITTDILSQSGVFAQAPGIITAEKMRPGIPYGVACGDISNNRIVIWSRSDRPARLVVEYSPFENFRRARRVFGSYALEANDYTARVNLEGLPAGQQIFYRVSFQDLGYTRVYSNTVKGTFRTPSPFPKDIFFAWSGDTAGQGWGINPDFGGMKIYETMRKLKPDFFIHSGDNIYADNPIQSEVKLDDGSIWKNITIPEKSKVAETLAEFRGNYKYNLMDENIKRFNAEVPLLVQWDDHEVTNNWYPSEVLLSDNRYTVKEVDILAKRARQAFLEYMPIRFQKNDLEKTKIYRSFQYSPLLDIFMLDERTYRGINSPNNQPVQSEETKFLGSKQIQWIKNQLLQSNATWKVIASDMPLGLVVADGSTDFEAWANGDGIALGRELELADLLKFIKQNDIKNVVWLTADVHYAAAHYYDPNKAQFQDFKPFWEFVAGPLNSGTFGPNKLDNTFGPQVKFISIPEGMKANRPPSDGLQFFGTVKIDAATSVMTVALYNQEGKVLYSIDLPPEV
- the murJ gene encoding murein biosynthesis integral membrane protein MurJ, encoding MTQEQKSGRSLAGIAGIVAAATLISKVFGLVRQQVIAAAFGLGAAADAFNYAYTIPGFLLILLGGINGPFYSAIVSVLAKRKKEESAPLVETITTLIGGILLVISIALIFLAPHLIDIFAPGLRVPEKELVRAIAIRQLQIMSPMAVLAGLIGIGFGVLNAANQFWLPSISPLFSSVTVIIGVSILYIQLGSKISSAEFALQGGMVLAGSVLIGAILQWVVQVVAQVKSGLGALRLRFDFRQPGVGDVMKIMLPATFSSGMLQINLYTDLFFASLIPITGVAAGLANAGLLVQTPLGIISNVILVPLLPLFSRLTDPQDWDELKARIRQGLLLSAFTMLPLGALMITLAVPIVRIVYERGAFKVQDSALVASLLIANGIGMFVYLGRDVLVRVFYALGDGETPFRISMINILLNALLDYILIKPFGAPGLVLATVSVNCCSVIMLLFVLNRKLNGLPIREWAIPIFGLTVGSAIAGFASYGTLEILQRFLGKEGLIIQLLQLSLSGIIGLVVFGAIATTMRLPEINIFVTRMRQRLLKK
- a CDS encoding RNA polymerase sigma factor SigF, translated to MAVSQSSMRSDGMELLQLYHQNPSIKLRNQLVQLHTGLVRKMAHKFSHQCNEPYEDLEQIGYFGLIRAIERFDPSQGYAFSSFAVPYIRGEMLHFLRDRSTLLKIPRRWQELYNEGQKVRKELAESLGRPPKDSEIAKELKVSVQEWQETKLAAQNRMPLSLDATVVNHVDCQVTLGEALPCPRSTSQQHQDEERQQLQGAINLLEEKPRMAVEMVFLKELSRKDAAKNIGTSPMTVTRYLQKGINDLMSILQHQAVTTA
- a CDS encoding bifunctional UDP-sugar hydrolase/5'-nucleotidase, coding for MKLTCKGYSVFLPVLAAVTFTTPAWAEIVNINLLHLNDIYEITPVEGGTRGGLARVATLRQELYKTNPRTYTMFAGDAFSPSALGTAKINGIPLAGQQMVAVMNALGMNYGTFGNHEFDLPENFFYQRLQESRFRWISSNVSDSTGKPFKNVPRSLVFNVKGDRGSVVKVGLIGVTLDSNRPKYVSYTDPIATAKQQVQALKGKVDIIVALTHLAMEDDRKLAETVPEIDIILGGHEHENIQQWRGRDFTPIFKADANARTVYVHQLSYDTIKKSLAINSRLVPITDKIPDEPKTAKIIKQWLERGYQAFRTNGFEPNQEIGKLPFALDGLESSVRNQSTQLTQLIAEAMLQEVPDADLAIFNGGSIRIDDVIPPGVITQYDVIRMLPFGGKVVVIEISGALLQRVLNQGLANKGSGGYLQTAKVTQEANSRNWLIRGKSLDSQRTYKIAINDFLISGKEKGLDFLNLQQPGIKLISEKRDIRFVMIDQLKRQATPN